From one Enterococcus sp. DIV2402 genomic stretch:
- a CDS encoding ABC transporter ATP-binding protein, producing the protein MIDLQHINKYYQSEEESLQVLKDINLHIESGEMIAIMGPSGSGKSTLINLLGFIDKSFEGEYLFEGESFITWSDDALSKIRNQTVGFVFQNFSLIENNTVYENVELPLLYNGYSFHQTKQKVLAALEMVGLTDKATKYPKQLSGGQQQRVAIARAVINEPKFIIADEPTGALDTHTSEEIMKLFVQLNQEKKSTIILVTHDPEMIPYCTRLIQIRDGAIMEDKELNR; encoded by the coding sequence ATGATTGACTTACAGCATATCAATAAATATTATCAAAGTGAAGAAGAGAGTCTACAAGTTCTTAAAGATATTAATTTACACATTGAATCAGGTGAAATGATTGCGATTATGGGACCTTCTGGTTCAGGAAAATCCACATTGATTAACTTATTGGGCTTTATCGATAAATCTTTCGAAGGAGAGTATTTATTTGAAGGAGAATCTTTTATTACTTGGTCAGATGACGCTCTTTCAAAAATACGTAACCAAACAGTAGGCTTTGTCTTTCAAAACTTTAGTTTGATTGAAAATAATACGGTATATGAAAATGTCGAATTACCCTTGCTTTATAATGGTTATAGTTTCCATCAAACAAAACAAAAAGTTTTAGCAGCCTTGGAAATGGTAGGATTAACAGACAAAGCAACTAAATATCCTAAGCAATTATCAGGGGGGCAACAACAACGAGTGGCAATTGCTCGTGCGGTAATTAATGAACCTAAATTTATTATTGCTGACGAACCAACTGGGGCTTTAGATACACATACTTCAGAAGAAATTATGAAACTTTTTGTCCAACTAAATCAAGAAAAAAAATCCACGATTATTTTAGTTACGCATGATCCAGAGATGATTCCGTACTGCACACGTTTAATTCAAATTCGAGATGGTGCCATTATGGAAGATAAGGAGTTGAATCGATGA